A segment of the Acidimicrobiales bacterium genome:
GTCGGTCACGCCCGTCAGCCCCTCAGCCGCCGGTGCATCACCAGCAGGCGTGCCGTGAACCCCGACTCCTCGAAGAAGTTCTTGGTCTCGCGGGCGCCCGGGAGGGCGGTGGAGTCCACGCCCAGGCAACCGCGCGCCGAGAACCACGCCAACAGCTCCCCCATGATCGCCTCGCCCACGCCGACCGCCCGGGCGCCCTCCTCGACGAACAGCTCGTCGATGACGCCGAGGCAGCTGCCGTCGCGGAGGCCCTCGAGCCGGCCGGTGCCGAAGCCGACCACCGTGTCGTCGATGGTCCCGGCGACGGCCACCGATGCCGGGCCGGCGACGGTCGCCCGCAGGCTCTCCTCCAGCGGCTCGGCCCGGCCCTCCCGGGCGACGAACAGCGCGCCGCCCCGCTCGCGGGCGCCCAGCTCGGCGAGCGCCGCCCGGCAGAGCGTCGCCAGCCGCGGGACGTCGTTCTCGGTGGCGCGGCGGG
Coding sequences within it:
- a CDS encoding GNAT family N-acetyltransferase, with translation MEAARRATENDVPRLATLCRAALAELGARERGGALFVAREGRAEPLEESLRATVAGPASVAVAGTIDDTVVGFGTGRLEGLRDGSCLGVIDELFVEEGARAVGVGEAIMGELLAWFSARGCLGVDSTALPGARETKNFFEESGFTARLLVMHRRLRG